Within Bacillota bacterium, the genomic segment CTCAGCCCTCAGGCCCGGTCGCTACCTCGCTGACCAAACAGCGATGGCGTGCGCCGCACCGGAGGGCACCCCTTGTGGCCACCTGGCTCGTTTCTCGTTGTCTGCCGTTAACTTACCACAGTTGCCGCTGCCGGGGCAATCTGGGTCGCGCGGACCCTGCCGGCCAAACGCGCACGTCAGCTGCCCGAGGGCGAAGGAGGAGCGGCCCTTCGAGCCACCCCTACTCCTCGTGCCGGCAGACCTGCCAGCCCAGGTGCTGCGCCAGCGCCTGCTCGATGGCTGGGCCGCTTTTGCCAGGCCTTCGCCCGGAAGAATTCGGCGTGCTGCCCCATCGTGACCGGTGAGGGCCCGGCTCCTGCCGACCGGCAGCGGTGAAACCGGCGCAGCGAAATCGGCGCCGCTCGATCGGGGCGGGTTCGCCGATACTCTACGGCTGGCGCTGGATCCGTCCCAGAATCCGGGCGCTCACCGGCCGCGATAGCTGCTGGAGGTATTCCACCAGGGCGTCCAGGTCGACGGGCCCGACCATCCGGTCGGTGCCCTCCCGCAGCACCGTGAAGTTGTCGCCGCCGTCCGCCAGGAAGCTGTTGACGACGACCCTGTAGCGCCCCTCCGGCTCGACGGGCGTCCCGTCTTCGAGGAAGATCTCGGTTGGATCCACGCGGTCCCCTACCGCCCTGTCCGAGTGCCACGCATAGCGAAGCCCCGATATCTGCAGCATCCTGGGGAACGGTTGGTTGACCCACTGCTGCTCGAGGAGCCGTTCAATCTGGCTGCCAGTCAGGGTCATCGTGACGAGGTAGTTGTTGAACGGCTGGACGGTGTAGAGTTCGCCCCACGTGACCTCTCCGGCGTCGAGGTCGGCCCGGATACCGCCGGGGTTCATGAACGCGATCCGGGCGCCGGTCTTCCACCGCTGGGCGTCCGCGATGAGGTTGCCAAGAGCTGACTCGCCCGCTTCGTTTTGCTCGCGGGCGATGCGTTCCGCGGCAGTGGCCACTACGCGGTTGACCAGGGGTGCGACCTGTTCGGCGAACCGGCGAACCATGGCCTGAACCGTCGGATCCGGGGCAATGCCGGGGGCCTCAGGGATGGCGTCCACGATCTCGGCCTTTTTCGCAATCACCTCTTTGAAGGCGCGGTCAATCATCAGGTCGACATCGGCGAAGGCAATGCCGTTGGAGCACGCCTGGGCCACCAGCTTGGTGCCGACGAGCCCCTGATAGCACCGGTGGGAGTGGCCCGTCAGGACCACGTCCACCTCGTCGTCCATGGCGTGAACCAGGGGCACGACGGCTCCGGTGACCTTACCCTGGCGGTCTCCGTCCCCGCCGTTGTGCATCAGCACCACGATGGTTTCGACGCCCTGCTGCTTCAGCTCGCTTACGTAGTGGTTGACGG encodes:
- a CDS encoding 5'-nucleotidase C-terminal domain-containing protein — protein: MQGVPVGVIGVVTSETPSIVSAGGVQGLKFLDEIQAVNHYVSELKQQGVETIVVLMHNGGDGDRQGKVTGAVVPLVHAMDDEVDVVLTGHSHRCYQGLVGTKLVAQACSNGIAFADVDLMIDRAFKEVIAKKAEIVDAIPEAPGIAPDPTVQAMVRRFAEQVAPLVNRVVATAAERIAREQNEAGESALGNLIADAQRWKTGARIAFMNPGGIRADLDAGEVTWGELYTVQPFNNYLVTMTLTGSQIERLLEQQWVNQPFPRMLQISGLRYAWHSDRAVGDRVDPTEIFLEDGTPVEPEGRYRVVVNSFLADGGDNFTVLREGTDRMVGPVDLDALVEYLQQLSRPVSARILGRIQRQP